The Deinococcus proteolyticus MRP DNA segment TCCAGAGCACTGTCGTGCTCTTCCGGTTCCCTGTAGTGACTGACGTACCCATCTTCACTGGTGAGTTCAAAGGTCCAGACGTCGTCTTTGGGGTCCACCCAGGCAAGGTCTTTGCGGGCCTTGATTTCAGCGGTCAGGTCCCATTTGGTCACATGCAGCAGGGCCGGCAGGAACTTGGCCATTGCCAGACCGTAGCGGGTGGTGCTGCCCAGCAGACTGCTGGGCCCGTCCATCGTGAGGGTAAACCCGAATTTCGGGTCACCCTCCACCGTCAGCATCAGACCGAAGAACTTGGTGTATTGCAGCAGCTGCTTGTAGCGGGCGGGCTGGTTGCGCCGGGCGGTAATCACCAACGAGTAGGCACGGTACAGCATCCCCTGAGCGTTCGCCAGGTCGTAGCGCTGAATCAGTTCGGTAGGGGAGAGCTGCGGCGCTTGGGTCATGGTCTGCTGGTCGGGCAGGTCGGCGTACAGCAAATGGCTCAGGTTTTGGGAATCGTTGATCCCCAGTTCCCGTCTGGCCGTTTCGAGCACCTGCGCCGTCCGCCGGCGGCTGGGAATCCCTTCCTGCGCCAGGGCGAAGACCTTCTCACGGACCCGCTCCGGTGGGACTCCACCCGCCGCCTCGAAGGTGGACTGCTGCGTCAGCAGGTGGGCCAGTCCCCGAATCACTTTGAAGTCACGGCGGCCCCGTTCAATCTCGGCCAGCGCTTCGTCCAGCTCGAAACGTGGACGACCGAGGTGCTCCTCGAAGGTGCCCGTCAGGGTTTCCGCCAGCTGCAGATTCCCCTCGGTCGGCTTGAGCCGGCGTGGCGTTACCACGCCGCCCTTGACTCCGAAAGACAGCAGTTCAGTCGGGAGCATTCAACGTCTCCCAGATGGGTCCGATATCTGGACCCGCTTCACCGGCAGGCTGCCACTGCCCCCGTCGCTGCTGACTGATCCGTTCTTCGGTGGTGCCTTCCGTGATGACCTCATACAGCACCGCCTTTTTTCCCTGTGCCCTGCGCAGGATGCGGCCCAGCCGCTGGATGTGTTCGCGTTCGGTGGACGTTCCGGAAAGCACGACCGCGACACTCGCTTCCGGGACATCGACTCCTTCATTGAGCACCCGGCTGGTCACCAGCAGGCGATACTCGCCTGCCCTGAACCGTTCCAGCAGGGTGTGCCGCTCCTTGGTGGGGGTCTGATGGGTGATGGACGGAATCAGGAACTCGCGGCTGATGCGGTAGACGGTCGCGTTGTCGTTGGTGAAGATGATGGTGCGCTCACTTGGATGCTGGGCCAAGATCTCTTCCAGGACCCGCAGCTTGCCTTCGGTGCCGTAAGCGATGCTCTTGGCTTCACGGTGAGCCAGGAAAGCGCGTCGACCCTCCAGCGTGCCGCTGGAGCGGATGAACTGCTGCCAGCCTTCGATGGACCCGATGCGGATGCCGGTCATCCGCAGGTACTCGTTGCGCAGAGCCATGCATTCGTCGTAGCGCTGCTGCTCGGTAGGGCTGAGCTTGACCCGGATGATGACCTCACGGTAATCCGCGAGGGTGTCGCCGGAAAGTTCGTCAGGGGAGACGCTGTACACCACCGGCCCGACCAGACGGCCCAGGTCTGCTTCCCGTCCATCGCTGCGCTTGGGCGTGGCAGTCAACCCCAGGCGGTAGGGGGCGATGCACATCTCCGCGACCGAGCGGTGGAAGTCGCTCGGTAGGTGATGCACCTCGTCGAAAATCAGGGTGGCGTACCGCCCGGCGAGTTCCTCGGCGTAGATGGCGGCAGAGTCGTAGGTAGAGACCAGCAGGGGAGACTCGTCATGGCTGCCGCCCCCGAGTAGCCCGATATTCGTATCCGGGAAAGCGGCCAGCAGGCCGCTGTACCACTGCTGCAACAGGTCCAGGGTAGGAACGCAAATCAGGGCACTGCGGGGCGTGTCTTTCAGCGCCAGCTGTGCGACCAGGGTCTTTCCGGCTCCGGTGGGGAGGACGACCACTCCACGGCGGCCCGCCTGTTTCCAGGCGGTCAGGGCGGCTGCCTGGTGTGGATACGGCGTGATTTCGCGGGTGTAGGTGAGGTTCAGCTCTCCGAAGGCCTTGGCGCGGTCTTCGAACGCGATGCCCGCTTCCCGCAACCCCAGGGCTATATCGCGGTAGTCCATTCCTCTGGCACGGTAGGACTGGCTGCGCTGGTCCCAGGTGAAGTGGTCTCCCACCACTTCCGGTGGCTCCTGCATGACCAAAGTGCCTCTATCCAGGCGTAACACTGGCTTGTTCAAGCGCAAACAACCTCTGTGTAGAGCGGAACGAGATCCAGGTCGCCGTCTATGACACGGATTTGCAGGCGTTGAACGCCCTGGAGATGTTCGACCATGACCCCGATGGGCCAGGTGACTTCATCGCCATCAGAGCACAGGACATGGACATGTCGGTCATCCATCCAGAGGATGTCCACGACTTCAGGCTCAGGATTGCCGCTTAGAGACAATCTTTCCTTCTGGTCACTCATTGCCACAGAGTTCAGTGTAGTGTTTCGGTGCTGGGATCCAGATAGGTGTGGGGCCTCCCGATCCTTTAGGTCAGCTGCTCCGGAGAACAAACCCCCTACCAAAATCCAGCGCGACCTTGAGACGACCCACCAGGAACTGGTCGAGAAGGGATACCTCAGCGCCGTACACTTCATTGGCCGGGGCACAAAATGCACGGTGGAGTACCACTTTGCCAGCCAGGTAAAATTGCCTGCCCGCCCCAGTCCATTCCTGGCACTCCTGACCAAGTGGAGCGGAGCAGAAGCGGCTGCCAGAGCACTTCTCACGGAGTAAGCAAAAGCGAGAACGTACAGGCCTGTGGGTTGCTCGGCCAGATGGTCACGGGCGGGTATGCGGTTCGTAGTAAGGGGAGCCTGCTGACCAGCATTCTGTGCAGTCCACAGAGGAAGACCAGCGCGTCTACGCCGGCACCCACTTGGCCGGAATGAGGGCTCGAACGCTCGGAAGAAGAAACCCAGCAGCAGATACGGTAGAACATCGATATGGTCGGTAAGCGCAGGCGCCTGGATCAGAAGCACCTTCAACTCCGCCATACAGCGACGGACGGTATGTAGGCCAGGAGGAGGCTGCTAAGCATCCTGTTGCAGGGCCTGACAAACCGGACGGTAGTTGCTGAGTAGCTCTTCCAAGGCCTTGAATCTCACCGCTTCCAGGATGTGCTGGCATTGCTCAGTGCACTGTACAGAACATAGCGCCTTCTGCCGGGCACCGCGTAGGACGCAGTATGGACGCCCAACCTCGCCGGCAAATTTGCTGAGGCTGAGTTTCGGGTGGTCTCTGGGCAACTCCTGGCAGCACGACAGGAGTCCATCTACGCTCCGAGAGCCCGGATTTTCTTGGGAGCTAAAGCGACTATTCCTTGTCCGAAATAATAGCCTTAAGCTGCTTGACCTCCCTGACTTCTTCTGGGCCGCATCTGGCTTGGCTCCTTGGAGGTGAGCACGGCCCGCTTCCAGGAACTGCGCGCGCCAGGTACGAATCAAGCTCGCGCTGACCTCGTATTCACGAGCAGCTTCTGCGGCGGTGTGTTCCCCGCTCAGGATAGCCAGAGCAATGTGTTCCTTGACTTCAAGCAACTATTGATAACGGTGGAGGTCTGAGTTGCTACACTTCGTATATGTCCGGATGGCAGCCAAGCCACTTCTCCCGTGCGCAGCTTGAGGAACGCCGCTTAGCTGCTCTGGAGTGGATCAAGCGTGGTGAACACAAAAACCAGGAAATAGCAGACCACTTTGGGGTGTCGGTCCATACGGTCTACACCTGGAAAGCCAGGCTGAAGCAGAACGGTAGCTTACAGGCGACAGTTGCTCGTGGGGCTTCTTCCCGCCTCACTCCTGCTCAGCATGAACAGCTCCGCACCCTCCTGCGGGAGGGTGCTATGCAGCACGGGTTCCCTGATGAAACTTGGACGACAAAACGCGTGGCAGAGCTGATTGGACGGCACTTCGAGGTGTGGTACCACCATGACCACGTCCGCAAAATCCTGCGAAAGCTTGGCTTCACACCTCAGATGCCAGATGGTCGAGCAGCTGAGCGAAATGAACTCCGGATCGCGTCCTGGCAGGAACAGGTGCTGCCGGAGTTGGAAAAAAAAGGTCGCTGAGGGAGCCACCGTCATCTATCTGGATGAGGTCGGCTTCTCGCTGAAAGGCGTGCGAAGGCGAACGTGGTCATCCAGGGGCGTTACGCCCCTGGTGGGGCTCAGAGCGAACTGGGAGAAGCTCTCCACGATAGGCGCTATCACCTCGGACGGACGCTTCTTCCAGCACACCAAATCCGGGGCGATTCGCAGTGCGGACGTCACCCGGTTCTTTCAGCATCTGCTGCGCCAGGTTCAGGGGAACGTCGTCGTGGTGCTGGATAACGCGAGAACGCATCACGCAAAATCGACTCAGGCGTTCGTGGCAAGCCACGAACGCCTCTCCCTGGTCTTCCTCCCACCCTACGCACCAGAACTGAATCCCATCGAACTGGTGTGGGCGTACGTCAAGCGAAATGTGCTGGGCAATTTCTGTGCTCATTCAGTCTCAGCCCTCAAAGAAAAGCTACATCGAGCTTGGCAACGAGTTCGCTATGTTCAACTGCCCCTCCATCTTATGAACTCAAATCTACGCCGTTATCAATAAAGCGGTGGTTGGTTGCGTTGTTTTTTGCCTGCCCATGATGATGTGCTGCTCGGGAACATTGATGACTTGCTTGCCATCGGTAGTCCAGAAAGCGATTCCCTCTCTCGCGATGGGCTGCCCATAGATACCCCGACCGTGGAATGAGCGGAAAAGCCATGCAGGTACCACATCGGCATCAACACGCGATCCAGCCACACCATGTACATCGAAGGCTTTTTTGCCCGAAGTGAATCCGCTTGACCCAAACTTCTGTACGAGCGCCCGCCGCACCAACTCACGGTCATCTTCATACATCCGGTTGCTAGGCAAGAACCCATAGCTTTCCAAGTTCTCTCCTGGAGCCTCGGTAAAGTCGCCCCAGAAAACATCTGTCATGACCACGCAAACATCCACATCGCTCTCAGTACCTGACAGGTTGAATGAAACGTTGTCTAGGTCGCAGAAAAATATGAAGCAGGGCGGCTTATGGAAGTGTGAACTCAACGAAAGCCGCCCTGACGAATGTTGACACATTCGTGACCTACCTGAAAGAGCGTCTCCCACACCACCGAGTAGATCGTCTGCGCTGCGTTGCAGAAGTCCTGTTCGGCATCTTGCAGGCAGAATCTACCCTCCACCGCAAAATCGCGCTCCATATTGACCGTGCTGCGACGACACCGTCCATCACGCGTATGGTGGCTCGTGTACTGCATGGTGCAGGCCTGACCCAGCAGGACATCCAAGATGTCCTGCTTCCACTGCTGCCTGAAGGAAAACTGACCCTGATCATGGACCGCACCAACTGGAAGCACGGTCAGTCTCACATCAATTTGTTGGTCATCGGCGTGGTGCTGGGCAATGTCACTCTGCCACTTGCCTGGAAAGAACTGAAGCACGGTGGCAACAGTGAATCCAGAGCACGCATGATGTTGGTCGGTCAACTACTGAAACGTCTACCAGCACGAAGGTGGAAGGTGCTGATTGCTGATAGGGAGTTCCTTGGTCAGGAGTGGTTCACGTTCCTGCGGCGTAGCGGGATCAAAAGATGCATTCGTATTCGGTGGTAGACGGTGAGTATGCCCGTGACTGCTTTGCGCCATTGAAGCCGAGTCAAACTCGTGCCCTGTTTGAGAAGGTCTGGGTTCAGGGGAGCTGGATGCGAGTAGTGGCTACGCTCTCCCCAGAGGGAGAGCGGGTCATCGTCGCCTCAGATTTATCCATCTGGGACACGCTTACCATCTATAGGCAGCGCTGGGCCATCGAAACCACCTTCTCTACCATGAAATCCAAAGGGTTGAATCTGGAGCAAACCCATATGACCAAACCAGAGCGAGTAGAGAACTTGTTTGGTCTGTTGACCTTGGCCTTGACCTGGATGCTGCGCGTGCGTGAATGGCGAGCTTCAGCAAGGCCCATACGTGTCAAAAAACATGGTCGCCCTGCGGTTAGCAGGGCGAGGTACGGGTACGAGGAGCTCAGCCGTGCGCTGCGGTGGGGCGGAGAGAAATTCAGGCTCTTTCTAGACCTCTTGAGGACTCCATTTCCCACGCCAGGAGGGGCCGAAAAGCAACCTGTCAGGTACTGAGCCCGCTTTACAAAGGCTGAATACTTCCTGCTTAAGCTTTGGGCAGGAGGAAACGATGAAAAGAATTGGAATGTTAGCTGCTGCTGCGATTGCTTCTGGTGCCCTGGCGATGACCACCATCCCTAACCTGATGGCCGGTGGCGGCCAACCCACGGTAACGACCAGTGTCAACGCTCAATCCCCTATGAATCAGATGCCCGCTATGGGCCAGATGATGGACCACTCGCAAATGCACATGGGCCAGCAGATGGGTGCTGGCGACATGATGAGTATGATGGGCGGCCTAGAAACCATGAGCGGTCAGAAGCTGGACCGAGCCTTTCTCAGCATGATGATTCCCCACCACCAAGCCGCCGTGGAGATGAGTCAGGAAATTCTGAAAACGACTCAGGATGCACAGGTCAAAGCCTGGGCAGAAGGCATCATTGCTGCTCAGAAGACGGAAATCAGTCAAATGACCACCATGCTTCAGCCCTACGGTGGCCCTGATATCGGGATGGCGGCAGAGATGGACGGCATGATGACGGGCATGGTCAGTGAAATTCAACAGGCCAAGGACAAGGATGCGGCGTTCGTCAAGGGCATGATTCCGCACCACGGCAGCGCCATTATGATGGCCAATATCGCCTTGCTGAAGTCTGAGAATCCGGAAGTGCTGGCGCTGGCGCGTGACATCACGCGGGCACAGGCACAGGAAATCTATGACTTTCAGATGTATTTGCTCCAGTAACCTCCACAGAAATAAACTGAAGCATGTCCCAGGTCCTGATTGTCGACGATGATCCTGCCATTCTTGAAATTTTGCAGGCTTACCTCGTTGCAGAGGGCCACACTGTACTCAGCGCTAGTGACGGCTTTGGAGCCCGTGAAGGGCTACCACGGGCCGACCTCGCCATCATTGACTGGATGCTGCCTGGTGTTTCGGGCATGGACCTCGTCCGTGAAGCGCGGGCCGCCGATATGCAGCTTCCCATTCTAATGTTGACGGCCCGCGGCGAGGAGGAAGACAAGCTGCGGGGCCTGGACTTCGGAGTGGACGACTACGTGGTCAAACCGTTCAGCCCCCGCGAGGTGATGGCCCGTGTGCGCGCCCTGCTCAGGCGAGTGGGAGTCCGTGAAGAGGTGAGTATCGGCGATCTCTCTATAGATTTACGCTCCCACACGGCTTCCCTGAGTGGCCTGCCGCTCGAACTTTCGAAGTTGGAATTTGACCTCTTGACCGCGCTGGCGCAGCATCCTGGCATGGCGTGGACCCGTGAAAGGCTGCTTGAACGTGTCTGGGGGAGCGACTTCCTGGGAACCGAGCGCGTGGTAGATGTCCACATCACAGGTCTACGCAAGAAGCTGGGAGACACCAGCGACAATCCCCAGTTCATCGAAACGGTGCGCGGAGTCGGCTACCGCTTCCGGGAAGAATAGCTGATGCGCTTTTTCCCCCGTTTGCTGCTTTCACATCTACTGGTTATTCTGCTCGCTGCTTTCGGCATCTTTTTGCTGGCCGAGTGGCTGGCCCCCACCTTCTACCGAGACCATGTTGACCACATGACGCAGATGATAGCTACCCCTGGAGAAGCAGGTTCCGTGCTACGGGCTGACCTTGAACAGGGCTTACGCACCACGCTGACCCGCGCCCTGCTAGCTTCACTACCGCTGGCGGGCGGCGCGGCCCTATTTGCCGCCTGGTTGATGTCACGCCGCATGGGCCGCAGTGTACAACTGCTAGATGAAGGCAGCCGCGCCATCGCGCAGGGGGATTACGCCAGCCGTCTGCCAGAAGCAGGCCAGGATGAACTATCCGACCTGGCCCACAATTTCAATGTGATGGCAGGGACCTTGGAGAAAGTGGAGCAGGGACGCATTGAACTTATCGGCAACGTGGCCCATGAGTTGCGTGCGCCCCTGGCCGCCCTGCAAGGGTACGCCGATGCCATGCAGGATGGGGTGATGACTTCAGAACACGCCGCTAGAGCCATCAGCCGTGAAGTGGGAGCCATGGATAGGCTGGTGCGTGACTTGAGTTTGGTTTCCAAGGTCGAGGCAGGTAAGATGGAATTATATTCCATCACCATGTCGCCACAGGAATTGCTGGAAGCCGCGCAGGAGCGTTTTATGCCCTTCTTCGAAGATAAGGGGGTGACTCTAGTGGTCGAAGTAGCTCCTCTCCCCTTGCTATGGGCGGATAAGGAACGCAGTTTGCAGGTTCTAGCCAATCTGCTGAGTAATGCCCTGCGCCACACTCCACCTAGAGGCCAGGTGACGGTCACGGCCAAGACGCAGGGCCGCGCTGTCCGTTTTATGGTAGCCGATACAGGTTCCGGAATTTCTGGTGAGCATCTCCCGCGTATCTTCGAGCGCTTCTACCGCGCCGACCCGGCTCGCTCACGGGGCGAAGGGGGCAGCGGCGTTGGCCTGACCATCTCCAGAGGTCTGGTTGAAGCGATGGGTGGAGAGATAGAGGTGGACTCCACTCCAGGGAAAGGCAGTACCTTTGCCTTCACGTTGCCTCTGGCCCAGCCTTGAGCCTTACAAGAGCTGAATACTTCCCTTCTACAGTTCAGGCAGGAGGGACGATGTTATGACTCATCAACGCACTCAGCGGGGCGTACTGGAAGTGGCGCTGAAAAACTGCTCTGGCGGAACAGATTTACAGGGTGCGGAAGACTTTCTGCAACGGTTACCTGGAGTCTCCAGTGTTTACCTGGACCGTACCCGAAGCGTGGCGCACCTGGGCTATGACCCGGCACAGACAAGTGAACAGACCCTTCGAACCCGCATCGAACAGGCGAGTTACGTTTGCAGCTGCCAGAAATGCAGCCCTTCCCAATCGCAGCCGGGCCAGCCAGCTATAGGCCACGAACAACACCAGCATGCCCACCATCACTCTGCCGCCCCTCACGCTGGGCATCAGATGAGCCACGCTGGCCATGACGAACATGCGGGCCACGGCGCAGCGATGGTGAATGACATGCTGCGGCGCTTCGTTGTATCGCTGATCCTGACCCTGCCCATCGTGCTGTACTCCCCGATTGGGGAGGCCATCGGCTTCCGGGCGATGCCACCCTTCGGCCTCGGCATGAACTGGTTCGGGCTGATCCTGGCAACCCCGGTGGTGTGGTGGGGCGGCTGGCCGTTTATTTCGGCGGCGTGGCGTGCCCTGCGGCGGGGCGAGGCGAACATGATGACCCTGATCGCCCTGGGCATTCTCGTGTCCTATCTGTATTCACTTTGGGCCACTGCGGCGCTTAGCAGCCAGGATGTGTTCTTCGAGGCGGCGGCCATGCTGACTACCCTTTCCCTGCTAGGGCACTGGTTGGAAATGCGCTCACGTTTTGCTACCGGGCGGGCAGTAGAAGCCCTCTTGAAGCTGGCACCCGCAACTGCCCGTGTGGTTCGTGATGGGCAAGAAGTCGAAGTTCCAGTGGAGCAGGTCATCGCCGGGGACATCATCGCCATCCGCCCAGGAGACCGCTTACCCGTGGACGGCGAGGTGGTCAGCGGGGAGTCCTATGTGGACGAGAGCATGATCAGTGGGGAACCCGTGCCCGTCGCCAAGACCAGCGGGTCGAAGGTCACAGGCGGCACCGTGAACCAGAATGGCGCGTTTCAGTTCAGGGCCACCGCCGTTGGGGCCGACACCGCCCTGTCGCGCATCGTGCAGATGGTGCAGAACGCGCAGGCTAGTAAGGCTCCAGCACAGCAACTGGCGGATACCGCCGGGAAGTACCTGGTCTTCGTGGCTCTGGGCAGCGGCTTACTGGCTTTCATCATATGGACGCTATTGGGCCAGGACATTATTTTCGCCCTGACTGTAGCGGTATCTGCCATTGTGATTGCCTGCCCTGACGCTTTAGCGCTGGCCACACCCACGGCCATCACTGTTGGGGTCGGACGCGGCGCGAAAGAAGGCGTACTCTTCAAGAATGCGGGTGCCTTGGAAGCCAATGCGAGCGTCAACACGGTTATCTTTGACAAGACGGGCACATTGACCGAAGGCAAACCTGCTCTGACTGACCTCATTCCCGTTCAGGGAACCTCGGAAACCGAGCTGCTGCACTTTGCGGCTTCGGCAGACCAGCTTTCGCAGCACCCACTGGCTGAGGCCATTGTGCGTGGCGCGGAGGAACAGGGCGTAGTGCTCAGCCAGACGCAGGCCTTCAATTCGCTATCAGGGTTGGGCGTAGAAGCACAGATAGATGGCGTTCAAGTCTTGATTGGCAACCGCAAACTGATGGAGCAACAGCAGATTAGAACAGCCGGATTGACTTCCCAGGCTGAACAACTTGCTACCGACGGTAAAACGACGATGTATGTCGCAGCCGATGGAAGATTGCTAGGCCTGGTTGCGGTAGCTGACCGTACCCGTGAATCCGCCAAAGTGGCGGTCCAAAGCCTCCACGAACTGAACATACAGATAGTCATGCTTACGGGGGATAACCGCACCACTGCTGAAGCGGTGGCCCGGCAATTGGGCATTGATACCGTGATTGCCGATGTTTTACCCGAGCAGAAAGCGGACAAAGTCAAGGACTTGCAGGCGCAGGGTCGCAAGGTGGCTATGGTCGGAGATGGGGTAAATGATGCGCCCGCGCTCGCGCAGGCCGAGGTGGGTGTCGCCATCGGCGCAGGGACGGATGTAGCTGTGGAAACTGCTGATGTGGTGTTGATGAAAAGTGACCCTGCCAGCGTGGCGACCAGCATCAGCTTGTCGCGGCAGGTACA contains these protein-coding regions:
- a CDS encoding HAMP domain-containing sensor histidine kinase; its protein translation is MRFFPRLLLSHLLVILLAAFGIFLLAEWLAPTFYRDHVDHMTQMIATPGEAGSVLRADLEQGLRTTLTRALLASLPLAGGAALFAAWLMSRRMGRSVQLLDEGSRAIAQGDYASRLPEAGQDELSDLAHNFNVMAGTLEKVEQGRIELIGNVAHELRAPLAALQGYADAMQDGVMTSEHAARAISREVGAMDRLVRDLSLVSKVEAGKMELYSITMSPQELLEAAQERFMPFFEDKGVTLVVEVAPLPLLWADKERSLQVLANLLSNALRHTPPRGQVTVTAKTQGRAVRFMVADTGSGISGEHLPRIFERFYRADPARSRGEGGSGVGLTISRGLVEAMGGEIEVDSTPGKGSTFAFTLPLAQP
- a CDS encoding winged helix-turn-helix domain-containing protein is translated as MSQVLIVDDDPAILEILQAYLVAEGHTVLSASDGFGAREGLPRADLAIIDWMLPGVSGMDLVREARAADMQLPILMLTARGEEEDKLRGLDFGVDDYVVKPFSPREVMARVRALLRRVGVREEVSIGDLSIDLRSHTASLSGLPLELSKLEFDLLTALAQHPGMAWTRERLLERVWGSDFLGTERVVDVHITGLRKKLGDTSDNPQFIETVRGVGYRFREE
- a CDS encoding DUF305 domain-containing protein, with the translated sequence MKRIGMLAAAAIASGALAMTTIPNLMAGGGQPTVTTSVNAQSPMNQMPAMGQMMDHSQMHMGQQMGAGDMMSMMGGLETMSGQKLDRAFLSMMIPHHQAAVEMSQEILKTTQDAQVKAWAEGIIAAQKTEISQMTTMLQPYGGPDIGMAAEMDGMMTGMVSEIQQAKDKDAAFVKGMIPHHGSAIMMANIALLKSENPEVLALARDITRAQAQEIYDFQMYLLQ
- a CDS encoding DEAD/DEAH box helicase family protein, whose translation is MNKPVLRLDRGTLVMQEPPEVVGDHFTWDQRSQSYRARGMDYRDIALGLREAGIAFEDRAKAFGELNLTYTREITPYPHQAAALTAWKQAGRRGVVVLPTGAGKTLVAQLALKDTPRSALICVPTLDLLQQWYSGLLAAFPDTNIGLLGGGSHDESPLLVSTYDSAAIYAEELAGRYATLIFDEVHHLPSDFHRSVAEMCIAPYRLGLTATPKRSDGREADLGRLVGPVVYSVSPDELSGDTLADYREVIIRVKLSPTEQQRYDECMALRNEYLRMTGIRIGSIEGWQQFIRSSGTLEGRRAFLAHREAKSIAYGTEGKLRVLEEILAQHPSERTIIFTNDNATVYRISREFLIPSITHQTPTKERHTLLERFRAGEYRLLVTSRVLNEGVDVPEASVAVVLSGTSTEREHIQRLGRILRRAQGKKAVLYEVITEGTTEERISQQRRGQWQPAGEAGPDIGPIWETLNAPD
- a CDS encoding IS630 family transposase (programmed frameshift), whose translation is MSGWQPSHFSRAQLEERRLAALEWIKRGEHKNQEIADHFGVSVHTVYTWKARLKQNGSLQATVARGASSRLTPAQHEQLRTLLREGAMQHGFPDETWTTKRVAELIGRHFEVWYHHDHVRKILRKLGFTPQMPDGRAAERNELRIASWQEQVLPELEKKVAEGATVIYLDEVGFSLKGVRRRTWSSRGVTPLVGLRANWEKLSTIGAITSDGRFFQHTKSGAIRSADVTRFFQHLLRQVQGNVVVVLDNARTHHAKSTQAFVASHERLSLVFLPPYAPELNPIELVWAYVKRNVLGNFCAHSVSALKEKLHRAWQRVRYVQLPLHLMNSNLRRYQ
- a CDS encoding helix-turn-helix domain-containing protein is translated as MLEVKEHIALAILSGEHTAAEAAREYEVSASLIRTWRAQFLEAGRAHLQGAKPDAAQKKSGRSSSLRLLFRTRNSRFSSQENPGSRSVDGLLSCCQELPRDHPKLSLSKFAGEVGRPYCVLRGARQKALCSVQCTEQCQHILEAVRFKALEELLSNYRPVCQALQQDA
- a CDS encoding copper-translocating P-type ATPase; translation: MTHQRTQRGVLEVALKNCSGGTDLQGAEDFLQRLPGVSSVYLDRTRSVAHLGYDPAQTSEQTLRTRIEQASYVCSCQKCSPSQSQPGQPAIGHEQHQHAHHHSAAPHAGHQMSHAGHDEHAGHGAAMVNDMLRRFVVSLILTLPIVLYSPIGEAIGFRAMPPFGLGMNWFGLILATPVVWWGGWPFISAAWRALRRGEANMMTLIALGILVSYLYSLWATAALSSQDVFFEAAAMLTTLSLLGHWLEMRSRFATGRAVEALLKLAPATARVVRDGQEVEVPVEQVIAGDIIAIRPGDRLPVDGEVVSGESYVDESMISGEPVPVAKTSGSKVTGGTVNQNGAFQFRATAVGADTALSRIVQMVQNAQASKAPAQQLADTAGKYLVFVALGSGLLAFIIWTLLGQDIIFALTVAVSAIVIACPDALALATPTAITVGVGRGAKEGVLFKNAGALEANASVNTVIFDKTGTLTEGKPALTDLIPVQGTSETELLHFAASADQLSQHPLAEAIVRGAEEQGVVLSQTQAFNSLSGLGVEAQIDGVQVLIGNRKLMEQQQIRTAGLTSQAEQLATDGKTTMYVAADGRLLGLVAVADRTRESAKVAVQSLHELNIQIVMLTGDNRTTAEAVARQLGIDTVIADVLPEQKADKVKDLQAQGRKVAMVGDGVNDAPALAQAEVGVAIGAGTDVAVETADVVLMKSDPASVATSISLSRQVQSKIKQNLFWAAIYNLLAIPVAAGALYPSMGLLLRPEWAALLMSASTLIVTFNALLLNTTRLDSTHRLSPS
- a CDS encoding DUF790 family protein, which translates into the protein MLPTELLSFGVKGGVVTPRRLKPTEGNLQLAETLTGTFEEHLGRPRFELDEALAEIERGRRDFKVIRGLAHLLTQQSTFEAAGGVPPERVREKVFALAQEGIPSRRRTAQVLETARRELGINDSQNLSHLLYADLPDQQTMTQAPQLSPTELIQRYDLANAQGMLYRAYSLVITARRNQPARYKQLLQYTKFFGLMLTVEGDPKFGFTLTMDGPSSLLGSTTRYGLAMAKFLPALLHVTKWDLTAEIKARKDLAWVDPKDDVWTFELTSEDGYVSHYREPEEHDSALEAGFAERFSRLDTEWTLEREVDLVPVPGGVILPDFRLEHPDGRSVLVEIVGYWRPEYLRKKFELLRKSGRDDVIVCVSERLNLDKAGVKHSDFRGRTVWFKGVLKPQDVLALAEAGVAKEA